The nucleotide sequence CGATATCGGCGGACGGGTTCGTAGCCCGCGAGCTGGGCCAACTGAGCGAGATGCTGAAAGCTGAGCCAGCTTTGCTTGGGTTGCTCGCGTTTCATGCCGAGGCGCTCTGCCAACTCCGCGAGCGGCTGCCACAAGAAATTGTAGAACACGATGACGATTCGCGTGTCGGGCCGGCAATTCGGTCGCAGGTTCTCGAGCGTTCCTTGAACATCGAACAGCTCGTTCACGGCGTCGACGATCAGGATGTAGTCGAAGGTTCCGTCGACCTCGGGATTCTCGACGTCCCCGGTCAGGAACTCGAACCCGGGGCGCTGCTGTTTGGCGATGTCCGTTAGCTCGGGCGAGATCTCGATCCCGACGCCGCGCCGCGGGCGCACCCAGTCGAGATATTGCCCCACGTCGGAGCGGAGACAGAGTACGTCGCGGTCGGGCTCGACGATGTCGCGCAGCAAGTCGCGCAGAATCCCGTAGTAGTAGCCGTGGCGGCGAAGCGTCTCGACGCGGGCGTCGGCGCCCCGCCCCAAGATCTCCTCCTGTTCCTGCGCGACCTCCCGTCGGTAGCTCTCGAAGGCGCTCGGCTCTGGTGCGCTCATCCCTTGGGCTCCCGGACGATCACGTAGGGACCGAGGAGATCGAGTTCCCCGGCACGGCCGTCTAACGCTTTCCGCTTCGGTCCGACGCGGCGAGCGAGTGTTGCGTACTCCTCGATGAGGGGGGAGGCACGGCCTCCCGGAGCCCATCGCGTCATCATGCCCGTGACTTGCTCGGATTTCTGAAGGAGTCGCCATTGCCGTCCCGCACCCTTCGCGGTCAACCCGATGAACTCGTCAGGGCCGAGGGTCGAGATGAGGGCGTGAAGCGGCGCCAACGGGGCGTAGGCCTGAACGTCTCGTGCGCGCGAGTCGGCGGCAGCCCAAAGGGAGCCTCCGTGGAACAGGAGTACCAGGGCGAGGGCGACGACTAGCCCGCGGGCCCCGCGGGCTTGGGGTGCGATTCTTCGAAGAGCGAGGTCCAAGATGAATCCGAAGGTCACGGACAGGACTGGCAGAAGCAAGAACAAGTAGTGAAATGCCCGAAAGTCGAGACCGCGGCTGATCACCCGATATCCCCAGATCAGTAGTGAGTAGCCGACGTACACCGAGACCCAGGTCATCCGGGCTCGCGCATCCTTCTTGGTTTGGAGGAACCACAGCCAGCCGACGAACCCGATCGCCACGAACACGCCTTCCGTCAGCAGGAAGATCCCACTCGCGTTGATGCCGGGCAGGGGACTCGTCACCATCTGGTTTCGGATCGTGGCGACGCTGCGCCACAGCGTGAAGAACTCTACCCAATCGATGATCACAGACGAGCCGGCGAGGACGAAAAGTCCGGCGAGCCCGTAGGCGATCGCGAGCTTCAGCTTCGTTTGCGCCCCGGAGGAGCTGTCGGCGGCGGGCGCCGACGAGAGCAGCAAGAGAAGACCGTACACGGGTAGGGGGCCGAGGAACGCCATCTTCGTGACGAAGCCGAGCCCGGCGTTCAGCCCGGCGAGAGCCGCCCAGAGAACGGCGGCCGACGACGAGCGCACGAGCTGCCTCTGGCACTCCCAGATGCACAGGAACGTTGCGAGGAAGAACAGCACCATGAGGGGTTCGACCGATACGCGCGAGAGATAATAGAGCACGGGGAACGACGTCGCGTAGCCGAAGGTTGCGAGAAGCGCCGCGCGCTCGGGCAAGAGGAGCTGCAGCGAGAACCGGTAGACCGCGACGAACGACAACAGGTGCAGCACCGTGATGAGGAGCTTCGAGTACAGATAGGTCGACGGAAGGGTCCGAGCCACGAACTCCGTGAATGTCAATCCAGAATCGCCGGCGCCCACCGCGTATTGAGCTTGCTGGATTCCGCGCAAGAGGAGCTGGAGAGGCAGCCCCGGATGCCCGGGGTAGTGCGGGCCGTTCTCGCCCTGGAAGAGCCCGTTCGCGCTGGTGATGTAGGGGCCGCCGGGATCGTGTTCGAGCCACATGGGGGCGCCGAACACTTCGTTCGTCCATCCCCCTGCGGGTGCGTATAGGGTCGCAAGGAACGAGTACGCGAAATAGGCAGCCGTCAACACGAGCCAGAACGTACGGTGGCCCGATGTATGGTCTCCATTCCCGTCGCCCGACGCCGACGTGCCCCGTTCGCGCATCGCGGTCTGTGATACCCGGTTGCGCTCCCGCGTGAAACCGTACGATTCCCTATTGCGGTGCTCTCAAAAAGCATTGTAGCTTTCCCCGTTCGGGAGAGTGCGGACTCATGAGTATCGCGATCATCACGGGCTCGGCAGGCCTCATCGGGTCTGAAGCCGCACGGTTCTTTCACGCGCAGGGCCTGGACATTGTTGGCATCGACAACGACATGCGCAGCTACTTCTTCGGCGCAGAGGCGTCGACCGCGTGGAGTCGCGAGCAGCTCGAGCGAGAGCTTCCGCGCTATTCACACGCGGAGATCGACATTCGGGACGCCGCGGGCCTCGAAACGCTCTTTCGGGATCATGGATCGGACGTTGCGGTGATCATTCACGCCGCTGCGCAGCCCTCGCACGATTGGGCTGCTCGCGAGCCGGCGACCGATTTCGGGATCAACGGGGTGGGTACGCTCAACATGCTCGAGGCGACCCGGCAGCACTGCTCGGACGCGTGCTTCGTGTTCCTGTCCACGAACAAGGTCTACGGGGATCGCCCCAACGAGCTGCCTCTCGTGGAGTTGGAGACACGCTGGGAGGTGGAGCCCTCACATCCGTACGCGGAGCGCGGCATCGACGAGACGATGTCGATCGACCAGTCGACGCATTCCCTCTTCGGCGTATCCAAGGCTGCGGCCGATCTGCTCGTCCAGGAGTACGGGCGCTACTTCGGGTTGAAGACCGGAGTCTTTCGGGGCGGCTGTCTCACCGGTGGGGGTCACTCCGGGACCGAGCTTCACGGGTTCCTCTCCTATATCGTTCGCTGCACCCTCGAGCAGCGTCCGTACACGGTCTACGGGTACAAAGGGAAACAGGTTCGGGACAACATCCACTCGAGCGATTTGGTCTCGATGTTCTGGCATTTCTTCCAAGCTCCGCGCGCGGGAGAGGTCTACAACGTGGGGGGAAGCCGGCACTCGAACTGCTCCTTGCTGGAGGCACGCGAGCTGTGCGCGAAGATTGCTGGCAAGGAGCTGGAGATCTCGTACTCCGATGAGAATCGCGTGGGTGATCACATCTGGTACGTGAGCGACGTGAGCCGATTCCGTGCGCACTATCCTGAGTGGTCCTACTCCTACGATCTTCCGGGCATCTTCGAGTCGATCGTCGCGGGGTGGCGGCAGCGTCTCTCGTAGGCGGCCGGCGACTTCTCAGCTCGGGGGACGCTGCGCTCGGATGATCAGGGATCCGGCGAACGACCGTGCGAGCGGGGTGCGTTCGAGCATGCTGCCCACCCACGAAACCGCGGGGATGAGTCCTTCGGGAACGGCGGGATGGAGCCAATCGAACGGTTCGATCTGAACGTCGACGAATCCCGCGGCTTCGAGCCGGCGCCGCAAGGGGCCGGCGCGGAAGGCCGTCTCGTCGGGAGAGACCAGGGGAAAGAAGCGGCGGAACTTTCGCTCGAGGAAGATCTGCGGGTTCAGCATGTTGGGTTCCGCAAAGGAGAGCCAACCGCCGGGGCGCAAGACGTCGAAGGCCCGCTCGAGCGCGACGTCGAGCTCGAGATGGTGCAGGACCGACGAGCCGATCACGGCGTCGAAGTCGCGACCAAACTCGGCGTCTTCGAACCGTCCTTGGACGAAGCGGACCTGATCCGGAGGCAACCCACGCTGCTGCGCGTACGCGAGTAGATCGGGCGACAGCT is from Candidatus Binatia bacterium and encodes:
- a CDS encoding NAD-dependent epimerase/dehydratase family protein, which encodes MSIAIITGSAGLIGSEAARFFHAQGLDIVGIDNDMRSYFFGAEASTAWSREQLERELPRYSHAEIDIRDAAGLETLFRDHGSDVAVIIHAAAQPSHDWAAREPATDFGINGVGTLNMLEATRQHCSDACFVFLSTNKVYGDRPNELPLVELETRWEVEPSHPYAERGIDETMSIDQSTHSLFGVSKAAADLLVQEYGRYFGLKTGVFRGGCLTGGGHSGTELHGFLSYIVRCTLEQRPYTVYGYKGKQVRDNIHSSDLVSMFWHFFQAPRAGEVYNVGGSRHSNCSLLEARELCAKIAGKELEISYSDENRVGDHIWYVSDVSRFRAHYPEWSYSYDLPGIFESIVAGWRQRLS
- a CDS encoding methyltransferase domain-containing protein; the encoded protein is MSPTSDDAAQRRAANEIAHGKHLAGQDPDLAWGWGSPAGRLRADRRAALIVEGGRVGANSRAVEVGCGSGLFTERFLRPGGKVVAVELSPDLLAYAQQRGLPPDQVRFVQGRFEDAEFGRDFDAVIGSSVLHHLELDVALERAFDVLRPGGWLSFAEPNMLNPQIFLERKFRRFFPLVSPDETAFRAGPLRRRLEAAGFVDVQIEPFDWLHPAVPEGLIPAVSWVGSMLERTPLARSFAGSLIIRAQRPPS